A stretch of DNA from Salvelinus fontinalis isolate EN_2023a chromosome 17, ASM2944872v1, whole genome shotgun sequence:
GACGAACTAGTGTGCCCAGTCAGCAATAACAGAACAGGACTTGGGTAGAGCCTAGATTAACTAGCTTGCCTAGGCAGCAACAACGGAAACTTGGGTAGAGCCCAGATTATGAAATAGTTTGCTCAGACAGCAAAATAAACGTGGGTAGAGCCCAGATGCATGAGATTAGAAGACAATAGAGCGGCTGTGTTCAAGAAGCTTCTCCTCGGGGGTCGGACTCACCCAATCCCAGATCTATCCAACCCCAGTGGACCAACTCTAACCACCACATGGCTGCTGCTGTGAAACACTTTGAATTGAATGTTTTAAAAAGGATTAGGGATAAGGAAGCGATAAGATCAACACATTGTTTAAAGACATTGATTTATGTTCTGGCAACCTTCCCATATTGTAATACTAATATTCTAATCAAGGCTGGAGCCTGTTGCTTTCATGAATTCCCTTCACAAACAGGAGCAAATTAATCTCTGCATGAATGACTGATGAATAGATCAGCTAATGCAAGCATGGATTAGCGTCGGTTTTCCACCCAATAATTATATCCATCAATTTTAAGGTTGTTTAAATCAACATGGTTTCAATTGGACCCAAATGATTCACTCTAAGTACAACTGTTTACTTTAACCAAGACTACAAAGCAATATTTTTTATCTTTGCATCATTATATTCTCAAATAGGAAGTTAGTAATTAAATGAATGATTAAAACACCAGATTTCAATAGTTAGCCAGAGAGAGAAGGTGCATGGCAAAGTTAGTTCAGTTGTGGAAAACAGGAGGAAGGTTCAATTGCTTTGTAACAGGATTGGAGGGAATCGACAGCTTGTAGATATTTTTGGGGGGGACCTGTGTGATGGAAGACATCACATGCAGATGACTGTCATGCATATTTAACAACCAGTTTTCACACACAATGAGTCAATACCAGAAAACACATGTTTCTGCTTGTTTTGTCCTCCCCACTCTCCCGTTCACTTTGAATTGGACTATCTACAGTTGctcaatttgtatttgtttaATTGCCTTGCTCACGCTCTCCCCTCTGTGTTGCACTTTTATACACAGTTGTTgaatttgttattttattgttgagtGAGTAGCGAATTCACTCGTCTATTGTCATCTCTTGAAAAGTATCAGTATATACATATGTTtgattatctctctctcatcaatCTCTTTTATACATCCAGACAACAATGTAGTTTCATGTTGAGTAAAGCCACACTGTACTAAACCAACCTGTTATCTACATTAGAACTCCAGCATCCATGTACCTGCATTAGCAAAGTGTAAACAATGGTTTGAATTGGTGTGTAGAGGAAGTTGGACTGATGTCAAAGTTGGTTGGGCTTTCCATTGTCATGTGTCCAACCAATTATTACCGCACACAGAAAACAGTATTGTACCTGTGGTTTTCTTCCCAATCCATCAGGTCCTTCACTTCTGTTCCACTGTAATCTCCTCCAGACCACATGAATCCCTGAGGGACAACCTAGGTTTTTAATAAGTAGTATGTTTTAACAAGAGTCACTGTCTGAATATCTTGAcagaaaacatattttacattatGGAATTTATTTATACATCAACTGCAAAATATATACcatagatgtaaaaaaaaaaaaactataaaaCCAGAAAGAATATATAACATTTTAGGGCCAGGCAACTTTAGCGTGTCCCGGCACCATCTCCAAGTTGATCTGAAGGTTGTCGATCTCAGAGGTCCTTTTGCCGTGCATGGTGGCTCGCAGGGACTGCTTATGACACGCTTCCTGCTTTTTCTGCTGCCGCCTCTGCTTCCGCATCTGTTTTTGCGTCATCGACTGCAGCTGGGGCTCTGTTGAGAACTGATCCTGAGGTGCGTAAACGTTGGCTGAGGAGCTGGGGATGTTGGTGCCGCCGTGGCAACCTCTTGGGTAGTGTCTGAAGCACTCGAAGGCATCGCTGCACTTCTCGCAGGCGCTAGTGCAACCTCTGGACCCGGCGAGGGCTTGGCGGGCGGATGAGGTGGGGGAACAGGACTGGCCGTGGCCCGGACGTCTGCAGAACGATTGGAGGCCGACCCGGACCACGGAGTGGGAGTGGCACTTCACCACAGCGCCCTGGGAGCAGGAGCACAGGCAGCCCTTCAGAAAGGCCCTGCGAAGGCTCAATAGGTCTCGGTACATCACCCTGCGGAAGTTAGGCCTGAGCAGCAGGTAGATAATGGGGTTGTAGATGGTGGAGGACTTGGCAAACATGGCAGGCACGGCGAACGCCAAAGGTGGGATGTTATCCATGTGTCCAAACACTGCCCACATCGACACCACAGCATAAGGGCTCCACGCTGCGAAGAAACCGATACAGACAGCGACACTCAGCTGGAGAAGAAAAAATTGAAAAGGGGGGCAAGGAAAGAGAGTGCAAATGTAAACAGTTCAACAAGGTCTATTGGCAGATTGCACTCCATACACAACTGGCTGACTCCCAAGGATAAAATGATTGAAACAGGCCATTGAGATTCTTTTAACATCAAGGTTTAAAGCAAGGGACATCAGAGCCTACCTGACTGCCATTGattggatggagagagaaaaaaatatataggtgAAGCGTTTTTGTATGGATCACGGCATGGCCGGGGGTTGCTGAGGAGTATTTTTCACACCTAATAAATGGCCTAGTTCACAGatttggaaaaaaaaaaaaaaaagtaaaagctTTGAGGGTGAGCAGTCAATAAGTTTTGCGTTCAGCCAGTGTGTTACTCTGGCTCAATTTATTTTGACTCTACATTTCCATATTGGAGattcgtttttttgttgtttcggCTCATTCCAAGGGGAGGAGAGTTATAGAAGCATGTGAGTTTTTCAAAACTTGTGAATTTTAGACaactataaaaataaataaatgtataaaaaaataattaacatatacacacagtgcattcagcaagtattcagaccttgacttttcacattttgttatagccttattctaaaatgtattaaatatccccccccccccccccccacacacattacccaataatgactaagcaaaagcaggtttctcatttttttttgttgcaaatgtataaaacaaaagcggaaataccttatttacataagtattcagaccctttgctatgagactcaaaattgagctcaggtgcatcctgtttccattgatcatccttgagatgtttctacaacttgattggagtccacctgtggtaaattcaattgattggacatgatttggaaaaggcacacctgtctaaggacacacagttgacagttcatgtcagagcaaaaaccaagccatgaggtcaaaggagttgtctgtagagctccaaaataggattgtgtcgaagcacagatctggggaagggtaccaaaaaatgtctgcagcatttaaggtctgcaagaacacagtggcctccatcatttttaaatgttagaagtttggaaccaccaagattcatCCTAGAGCTatgccgccaggccaaactgagcaatcaggggagaagggccttggtcagggaggtgaccaagaacccaatggtcactgacagagcttcagaggacctctttggagattggagaaccttccagaaggacaaccgactctaccataaaggcctgattggttgagtgttgcagagtggccagacggcagcgactcctcagtaaaaggcatatgacacccacttggagtttgccaaaaggcaccaaatggactcagaccatgagaaacaagattctctggtctgatgaaaccaagattgaactctttggcatgaatgtgaagcgtcacgtctggaggaaaccaggcaccatccctacagtgaagcatgatggCAGCAGCATGTTTTTCaacagctgcagggactggggggctagtcaggatcgagggaaagataaatggagcaaagtacagaaagatccttgatgaaaacctgctccagggtgctcaggacctcagactggggagacggttcaccttccaacaggacaatgaccctaagcacacatccaagataacgcaggagttgcttcgggacaagtctctaaatgtccttgagtggcccagccagagccccgaCTTGTACAaaatcgaacatctctgtagagacctgaaaatagctgtgcagcaacgctccccatccaacctgacagagcttgataggatctgaagagaagaatgCGATAAACGCCCAAATACAGGTAtcccaaacttgtagcgtcatacccaagaagactcgaggctgtaatcactgtcaaaggtgcttcaacaaagtactgaatattTATGcaagtgatatttcagtttatttttaatacatttgcaaaaatgtcaacctgtttttgctttatcattatggggtattgtgtgtagattgagtaaaaaaaacgatttaatacattttacaataaggctgtaacaaaacgtgGGAGGAAGTCAAGGGGACTGAtgactttccgaatgcactgtaacgtaaaagcatgtctgacatgtattgggatgcacaatcgtggattgatttaaaCCAGTAGGAGAATCTTAAAAGTAGGTataaaactcacaggcagccagtgcagagaccttaaaccggtgtaatgtgtgctctccatcttgtcttggtcagtacccgtgctgcagaattctgtatgttttgcagtgtACCAAtagctttcttgggtagaccagacatgACCTGACTCTCcctgtgctttggctccaacaataagtacctcagtcttgtcttgatttagctggagaAGCTTCCAGTATTTAAATCACATATACAGTCTAATTTATCCGTGGagctaaaatcctctggtgacacagAAATGTAAAGCCATGTATTGTCTGCGTGAAAATGAATGCTGTGCTTTCTGAACAGTACCAGACCCCAAATCAAACCTTGTGGAACGCCACATGCGATATGCTTTTGAGTTATGTTCATTAAGGGTGACAAAAAAAACAGGTCCTGAAACCAATTTAGAACAGGAccggagaggccaacccacctctccagtctgtccagaaggacatgATGGTCAACAGTGTCGAATGCAGCAGTACAAGGAGAGAGAGCTGTTTGGCATCGGTGTTGGCTCtaagatcatttaccactttaaggCTGTCTGTGCTGTGGTGGGCCCGAAAACCTGATTGGAATTTTTCTAAAATACAGTTGTCACTTAAAGAATGTAGCTGTTTGAAAACCAATTGATCCAGAATTTTGCTTAAGAATATAGATTACTtttggagagagaaacagagagcgatgGGGCTGAGCGCTACAAAGAGTCCCCTGTCTCTGAGATGCTTTTGATTTGGATGGCTAGTAGATTATCTCCCAGCAGATCTGTCCTATCGCTTTGTTCCTCCAAATTAGTTTTATTCTGATTCCTAGACCCTCTTTTTAATATGCAGATAGCGTTGGAATCAAGCCTCGGAGAAGGGTCCCCAGCCAGTGTGTTTCCCAATAAGATTTGCACCAATAATCACAGGTATGAACGGATGAGCAGGGGCCGTCCCCCCTGAAGCAGGGCTGGTAGCaaggggaaggtgtgtgtgtgtgtgtgtgttctattggCACATACTGTACAGGACGGAGAGGATGAGTGCTCTTATAAAGCTCTTATGGGGTGATTACAGGAACACAGtaatgcaggagagagagagcaaaaaggGAGGACAAAATGAAGCATCATTATTGTTAGCCATTTTCTGCAGTATTAATGAGGGAATGTCTTGAAAGCGTACTGACTGAGCATCCTATTCATgacaatgagaacttgttctcaactagcctacctggttaaataaaggtgaaagaaaAACATTAACCCAGACACAATACATCTGTATAGTGCCATTCTCCTATTCCCTGTCCAAAAACAAACCTATTACAATACATGAAGTGGCCCTAGTTGTGAGTATACAATAGGCAATTTAATTACTTTCACAAAATGGatcaaccaatcaaatgtatttatcccTTTTTAAAATCAACAGTTGTCACAGTATGCTTTACAGTACCCCTGTGAAACCACACCATGCTCaccttcacaataacagcctgGATGTTGCTCATCTTGGTCTGCCGGGCCTCGTGATGCTCCATGGCCTTATGGGAGGCTCGGACCGTCATCAGGATGCCCGTGTA
This window harbors:
- the LOC129813980 gene encoding opsin-5-like, which translates into the protein MGAFASIDDIAFHSNIPVAADITVAIVYAVFGMCSLFSNSTLLYVSYKKKHLLKPAEFFIINLAISDMSLTLSLYPMAITSSIYHRWLFGKTVCLIYAFCGMLFGVCSLTTLTLLSMVCFVKVCYPLYGNRFNPVHGRLLIACAWAWALVFACSPLAHWGEYGPEPYGTACCIDWRLSNLHPVARSYTAALFVLCYIVPCCVIVASYTGILMTVRASHKAMEHHEARQTKMSNIQAVIVKLSVAVCIGFFAAWSPYAVVSMWAVFGHMDNIPPLAFAVPAMFAKSSTIYNPIIYLLLRPNFRRVMYRDLLSLRRAFLKGCLCSCSQGAVVKCHSHSVVRVGLQSFCRRPGHGQSCSPTSSARQALAGSRGCTSACEKCSDAFECFRHYPRGCHGGTNIPSSSANVYAPQDQFSTEPQLQSMTQKQMRKQRRQQKKQEACHKQSLRATMHGKRTSEIDNLQINLEMVPGHAKVAWP